One part of the Deltaproteobacteria bacterium genome encodes these proteins:
- a CDS encoding rRNA pseudouridine synthase, with the protein MTDRTKGRRLQKLLADSGMCSRRAAETLIQSGRVTVNGTTVTALGTRALPTDQIRVDGRTLPSRRDPIHLVLHKPAGVVTTTRDPEGRPTVVQMLPGRIGRLFPVGRLDVQSTGLVLLTNDGDLAAVLTHPRYHVPRTYRVKVSGTPDERSLARLRRGIRLSDGPTEPVEVVVEERRPTKTWLRVTVHEGRNHLVRRLCEAIGHKAEKLQRVALGPLELGKLSIGDFRPLTSRELTSLYRVARAAARGEAPAAGPEGRGRTPRRRPRSAALRQSVSRRSVQD; encoded by the coding sequence ATGACCGACAGGACGAAGGGCCGACGCCTGCAGAAGCTGCTGGCGGACTCGGGGATGTGCTCGCGGAGAGCGGCGGAGACGCTGATCCAGAGCGGGCGGGTGACCGTGAACGGCACGACGGTCACGGCCCTGGGGACGCGGGCACTTCCGACTGATCAGATCCGCGTCGACGGACGGACACTCCCGAGCCGTCGCGACCCGATCCACCTCGTGCTCCACAAGCCGGCGGGGGTCGTCACGACCACGCGCGACCCCGAGGGCAGGCCGACGGTCGTCCAGATGCTGCCGGGTCGGATCGGCCGACTCTTTCCGGTCGGGCGCCTCGACGTGCAGTCCACCGGGCTCGTGCTGCTCACCAACGACGGGGATCTCGCGGCGGTCCTGACGCACCCGCGGTATCACGTGCCGCGGACCTACCGGGTGAAGGTGAGCGGAACGCCCGACGAACGATCCCTCGCCCGGCTGCGTCGCGGCATCCGCTTGTCGGACGGCCCGACCGAACCGGTCGAGGTGGTCGTCGAGGAGCGCCGTCCGACGAAGACATGGCTCCGCGTCACCGTCCACGAGGGACGTAATCATCTCGTACGCCGGCTCTGCGAGGCGATCGGACACAAAGCGGAGAAGCTGCAGCGCGTCGCACTCGGCCCGCTCGAGCTCGGCAAGCTCTCGATCGGCGACTTCCGACCGCTCACGTCGCGCGAGCTCACGAGCCTCTACCGCGTGGCGCGCGCGGCCGCGCGCGGCGAGGCGCCCGCCGCGGGCCCGGAAGGCCGCGGCCGCACGCCGCGCCGACGTCCGCGTTCTGCCGCGCTGCGGCAGTCAGTTTCCCGGCGCTCCGTCCAAGACTGA
- a CDS encoding tryptophan 7-halogenase, with amino-acid sequence MQDRLESPANALPSSVDVAVIGGGPAGSSAAALLRKKGHAVAVFEAQRFPRFVIGESLLAHCMDHLDEAGMLDAVKERAYLVKGGALFLRGAERSDFDFADQFTKGWSWTWQVPRADFDLTLANAAYRQGVPIFYEQKVTALDVGPPHTLTMSGAAGEHRLTARWVIDASGYGRVLPRLLGLDTPSSLPPRKALFSHVTGDRRPSGPDENRIWICMHPGGAWIWIIPFSDGVTSVGVVADLAFFERYAGDDEAVLRAALAEEPNARDRLRDAKLLWAPRILESFSASVTRMSGPGYVLVGNATEFLDPVFSSGVTLALESANRAAKLVDRALAGESPDWARDYEAYMGVGIDAFRTFVEGWYSGEFPRVLFAPNPSPAIRRQITSVLAGYVWDQANPFVREPERKLRQVLNIIAREEAAG; translated from the coding sequence ATGCAGGATCGGCTCGAATCCCCCGCGAACGCCCTCCCCTCGTCCGTCGACGTCGCCGTCATCGGCGGGGGTCCGGCCGGCTCGAGCGCGGCGGCGCTGCTCAGAAAGAAGGGGCACGCGGTCGCGGTCTTCGAGGCGCAGCGCTTCCCGCGGTTCGTGATCGGCGAGAGCCTGCTCGCGCACTGCATGGACCACCTCGACGAGGCCGGCATGCTCGACGCCGTCAAGGAGCGCGCGTACCTCGTCAAGGGCGGCGCGCTGTTCCTCCGCGGCGCCGAGCGGAGCGACTTCGACTTCGCCGATCAGTTCACCAAGGGCTGGAGCTGGACCTGGCAGGTGCCGCGCGCCGACTTCGACCTCACGCTCGCGAACGCGGCCTACCGGCAGGGCGTGCCGATCTTCTACGAGCAGAAGGTGACCGCGCTCGACGTCGGCCCGCCCCACACCTTGACGATGAGCGGCGCTGCCGGCGAGCACCGGCTCACGGCCCGCTGGGTGATCGACGCGAGCGGCTACGGGCGCGTCCTGCCGCGACTGCTCGGCCTCGATACGCCGTCGTCGCTGCCGCCCCGCAAGGCCCTGTTCTCGCACGTCACCGGCGACCGGCGTCCATCCGGGCCCGACGAGAACCGCATCTGGATTTGCATGCACCCCGGCGGCGCGTGGATCTGGATCATCCCATTCTCCGACGGCGTCACGTCGGTGGGGGTCGTCGCCGATCTCGCGTTCTTCGAACGGTACGCAGGGGACGACGAGGCCGTGCTCCGCGCGGCGCTCGCTGAGGAGCCGAACGCGCGCGACCGCCTGCGCGACGCGAAGCTCCTGTGGGCGCCGCGCATCCTGGAGAGCTTCTCGGCGTCCGTCACGCGCATGTCGGGCCCGGGCTACGTGCTCGTCGGCAACGCGACCGAGTTCCTCGACCCGGTGTTCTCGTCGGGCGTCACCCTGGCCCTCGAGAGCGCGAACCGGGCCGCGAAGCTCGTCGATCGTGCCCTCGCCGGCGAGAGCCCGGATTGGGCCCGCGACTACGAGGCGTACATGGGCGTGGGGATCGACGCCTTCCGCACCTTCGTCGAGGGGTGGTACTCGGGGGAGTTCCCGCGCGTCCTGTTCGCGCCGAACCCCTCGCCAGCCATTCGCCGGCAGATCACCTCGGTGCTCGCGGGCTACGTCTGGGACCAGGCGAACCCGTTCGTCAGGGAGCCCGAGCGCAAGCTCCGTCAGGTCCTGAATATCATCGCCCGCGAAGAGGCCGCCGGCTGA
- a CDS encoding DUF2889 domain-containing protein: protein MREVEAVFHRTKQVSIYPIEGDRFLVEATLQDEIHDVHVEVEIVHPTLEIVAARSEVRNGPFTAVCNLTHPNMQGLVGMRVARGFTQAARAAVGGVGGCHRVSELLVEVGQAAYQLHFVRFFGSLPAEVRNAPDDPPRRRAAVLGAVPGMRNTCFSYADTSEELVAERAAPLRLRTQTMPRRTIE, encoded by the coding sequence ATGCGCGAGGTCGAAGCCGTCTTTCACCGCACGAAGCAGGTCAGCATCTATCCGATCGAGGGCGACCGGTTTCTCGTCGAGGCCACCCTGCAAGACGAGATCCACGACGTGCACGTCGAGGTCGAGATCGTGCATCCGACGCTCGAGATCGTCGCGGCCCGCTCCGAGGTCCGCAACGGGCCCTTCACCGCGGTCTGTAACCTGACCCATCCCAACATGCAGGGGCTGGTCGGCATGCGCGTCGCGCGCGGGTTCACTCAGGCGGCGCGCGCCGCGGTGGGCGGCGTCGGCGGCTGTCACCGCGTCTCGGAGCTCCTCGTCGAGGTGGGCCAGGCCGCCTACCAGCTGCACTTCGTGCGCTTCTTCGGTTCGCTTCCGGCGGAGGTGCGCAACGCGCCGGACGATCCCCCGCGCCGCCGCGCGGCCGTGCTGGGCGCGGTGCCCGGCATGCGGAACACCTGCTTCTCCTACGCGGACACGAGCGAGGAGCTGGTCGCGGAGCGCGCCGCCCCGCTCCGGCTGCGTACGCAGACGATGCCGCGTCGGACCATCGAATAG
- the ettA gene encoding energy-dependent translational throttle protein EttA, protein MAPQYIFTMKDLRKVYPPDREVLKGIWLSFFPGAKIGVLGSNGAGKSTLLRIMAGVEKEFLGEAWPAEGTRVGYLSQEPQLDPQKDVLGNVTDGVAETRALLDRFEAVSTKLGEVSDADEMETLIDEQAKLQDAIDACNAWELDRTIEMAMDALRVPMGDAPIATLSGGERRRVALCRLLLQAPDLLLLDEPTNHLDAESVAWLERHLQEYRGTVVAITHDRYFLDNVAGWILELDRGAGIPWEGNYSSWLEQKQARLAVEEKQESARRRTLARELEWVRMAPRARQAKSKARVNAYEALLAEESEQRRASAEINIPTGPRLGNLVVEANGLRKAYGDRLLIDDLSFNLPPGGIVGVIGPNGAGKTTLFRMIVGDEQPDTGTLRIGDTVQLAYVDQSRDALDPKHTVWEEISDGQDVLKIGRREVPSRAYVTSFNFRGSDQQKRVGDLSGGERNRVHLAKLLKRGGNVLLLDEPTNDLDVDTLRALEDALLEFAGCAVVISHDRWFLDRIATHILAFEGDSQVIWFEGNYADYEADRRRRLGADATQPHRIRYRPLTRG, encoded by the coding sequence ATGGCCCCTCAATACATCTTCACCATGAAGGACCTCCGGAAGGTCTACCCGCCCGATCGCGAGGTCTTGAAGGGCATCTGGTTGTCGTTCTTCCCGGGCGCCAAGATCGGCGTGCTCGGCTCGAACGGAGCGGGCAAGAGCACGCTCCTGCGCATCATGGCGGGCGTCGAGAAGGAGTTTCTCGGCGAAGCCTGGCCCGCGGAAGGCACGCGGGTCGGCTACCTCTCGCAGGAGCCCCAGCTCGACCCGCAGAAGGACGTCCTCGGCAACGTGACCGACGGCGTCGCCGAGACACGGGCGCTCCTCGACCGCTTCGAAGCCGTCAGCACGAAGCTCGGCGAGGTCAGCGACGCCGACGAGATGGAGACGCTGATCGACGAGCAGGCCAAGCTCCAGGACGCCATCGATGCCTGCAACGCCTGGGAGCTCGACCGTACGATCGAGATGGCCATGGACGCGCTGCGCGTGCCGATGGGGGACGCGCCGATCGCGACCTTGTCCGGCGGCGAGCGGCGCCGGGTCGCCCTCTGCCGGCTCCTCCTGCAAGCACCCGACCTCCTCCTGCTCGACGAGCCGACCAACCACCTCGACGCCGAGTCGGTCGCGTGGCTCGAGCGCCACTTGCAGGAGTACCGCGGCACGGTGGTCGCGATCACCCACGACCGCTACTTTCTCGACAACGTCGCCGGCTGGATCCTCGAGCTCGACCGCGGTGCCGGCATCCCGTGGGAAGGCAACTACAGCTCCTGGCTCGAGCAGAAACAGGCTCGCCTCGCCGTCGAGGAGAAGCAGGAGTCGGCGCGGCGCCGGACTCTCGCGCGCGAGCTCGAGTGGGTCCGGATGGCCCCGCGCGCGCGTCAGGCCAAGAGCAAGGCGCGCGTCAACGCCTATGAGGCGCTCCTCGCGGAAGAGAGCGAGCAGCGACGCGCATCGGCCGAGATCAACATCCCGACCGGCCCCCGGCTCGGGAACCTCGTCGTCGAAGCGAACGGCCTCCGCAAGGCCTACGGGGACCGGCTCCTGATCGACGACCTCTCGTTCAATCTCCCGCCGGGCGGCATCGTCGGCGTCATCGGCCCGAATGGGGCGGGCAAGACGACGCTCTTCCGGATGATCGTCGGCGACGAGCAGCCGGACACCGGGACGCTGCGGATCGGCGATACCGTCCAGCTCGCCTACGTCGACCAGTCACGCGACGCCCTCGATCCAAAGCACACCGTCTGGGAGGAGATCAGCGACGGCCAGGACGTGCTCAAGATCGGCCGCCGCGAGGTTCCGTCACGGGCGTACGTGACGTCCTTCAATTTCCGCGGCAGTGACCAGCAGAAGCGGGTCGGCGACCTCTCGGGCGGTGAGCGCAACCGCGTCCACCTCGCCAAGCTCCTGAAGCGCGGCGGCAACGTGCTGCTGCTCGACGAGCCCACCAACGACCTCGACGTCGACACCCTGCGAGCACTGGAGGACGCGCTCCTCGAGTTCGCCGGGTGCGCGGTGGTCATCAGCCACGACCGCTGGTTCCTCGACCGCATCGCGACCCACATCCTCGCCTTCGAGGGCGACAGTCAGGTGATCTGGTTCGAAGGGAACTACGCCGACTACGAAGCGGATCGGCGCCGGCGGCTCGGCGCTGACGCGACGCAGCCACACCGCATCCGCTATCGCCCGCTGACGAGGGGCTGA
- a CDS encoding ABC transporter permease, whose amino-acid sequence MNKRGAATGTYERTPPVWSGPGAIGRYFDLLHNLVSRAIKQRYKRSVLGFAWTMLNPLLTMVILTVVFSAVFGPLVPNYPLFVIIGLLAWNLFSLGSTQGLASIVDSGALIRKVAVPKQMFPLAAVGANLVNFLLSLAPLALVLLVMRVELTGAILWVPLGVALIGLFTLGVALTLATLNVFFRDVRYFYEAGLLAWFYGTPVFYPIDVLSPRARAVLQWNPMHVLVEVFREPLYAGTAPGVGIVATATIEAVAMALFGWWIFRRYQARFVDYI is encoded by the coding sequence ATGAACAAAAGGGGGGCAGCGACGGGAACGTACGAGCGGACGCCGCCGGTGTGGAGCGGTCCCGGCGCGATCGGGCGATACTTCGACCTGCTCCACAATCTCGTCAGCCGCGCCATCAAGCAGCGGTACAAGCGGTCCGTCCTGGGCTTCGCGTGGACGATGCTGAACCCGCTCCTCACGATGGTCATCCTCACCGTCGTCTTCTCCGCCGTCTTCGGCCCGCTCGTCCCCAATTACCCGCTCTTCGTCATCATCGGGCTCTTGGCGTGGAATCTCTTCTCCCTCGGATCGACCCAAGGGCTCGCGAGCATCGTCGACTCCGGCGCGTTGATCCGCAAGGTCGCCGTGCCGAAGCAGATGTTTCCGCTCGCCGCGGTGGGCGCGAACCTGGTGAACTTCCTCCTCTCGCTCGCGCCTCTCGCCCTGGTGCTGCTGGTCATGCGGGTCGAGCTCACCGGCGCCATCCTCTGGGTGCCGCTCGGCGTCGCGTTGATCGGCCTCTTCACCCTGGGTGTCGCGCTCACGCTCGCGACCCTCAACGTCTTCTTCCGCGACGTCCGCTATTTCTACGAAGCCGGGCTGCTCGCGTGGTTCTACGGTACGCCCGTCTTCTACCCGATCGACGTGCTGTCGCCGCGCGCCCGGGCGGTCTTGCAGTGGAACCCCATGCACGTGCTGGTCGAGGTGTTTCGAGAGCCCCTCTACGCCGGGACCGCGCCGGGCGTCGGCATCGTCGCGACCGCGACGATCGAAGCCGTCGCCATGGCGCTGTTCGGCTGGTGGATCTTCCGTCGCTACCAGGCGCGCTTCGTGGACTACATCTGA
- a CDS encoding ABC transporter ATP-binding protein produces the protein MLAAPRPAYDPSVTRVAVEGLAVRYDLQQERVISVREYVIRRLRGERFPTQTLWPIRDVSFRVQAGESFGIVGRNGAGKSTLLKVIAGIIPPTRGRVQVRGHLSPLLELGAGFDVELTGRENVQLYGTLLGLRRKHLRERIAAIADFAELTPFIDVPLKNYSSGMVARLAFAIATDADPDILIVDEVLSVGDAPFQRKCEERLARFRSRGVTVLLVTHDLHLLTETCSRAALLDPGAPCVVGTAEEIAARYAERTGG, from the coding sequence ATGCTGGCGGCTCCGCGCCCCGCCTACGACCCGTCGGTGACCCGCGTCGCAGTCGAGGGACTGGCGGTCCGCTACGACCTGCAGCAGGAGCGCGTCATCTCGGTGCGCGAGTACGTCATCCGTCGTCTGCGCGGCGAGCGCTTCCCAACGCAGACGTTGTGGCCGATCCGCGACGTCTCCTTTCGCGTCCAGGCGGGCGAGAGCTTCGGCATCGTCGGCCGGAACGGAGCCGGGAAGAGCACGCTCCTCAAAGTGATCGCGGGAATCATCCCGCCGACGCGCGGACGCGTGCAGGTGCGGGGACACCTATCGCCCCTCCTCGAGCTCGGCGCGGGCTTCGACGTGGAACTCACGGGCCGCGAGAACGTTCAGCTCTACGGTACGCTGCTCGGACTCCGTCGCAAGCACCTGCGTGAGCGCATCGCCGCGATCGCTGACTTCGCGGAGCTGACGCCGTTCATCGACGTGCCGCTCAAGAACTACTCGTCGGGCATGGTCGCACGCCTCGCCTTCGCGATTGCGACCGACGCCGACCCGGACATCCTGATCGTCGACGAAGTGCTGTCGGTCGGCGACGCGCCGTTCCAGCGGAAGTGCGAGGAGCGGCTGGCGCGGTTTCGCTCGCGCGGCGTGACGGTGCTGCTGGTGACGCACGACCTCCACCTCCTCACCGAGACCTGCTCGCGCGCCGCACTGCTCGATCCCGGCGCCCCATGCGTCGTCGGCACCGCGGAGGAGATCGCGGCGCGCTACGCGGAGCGCACCGGCGGCTGA
- a CDS encoding glycosyltransferase, translating into MKATARVSVVVPCYRPGHLIDGCLADLLAQDLVDPYEIIVVESSGDGTAERLHAAFPTIRVIAPPRRTLPAEAQNIGVAAAQGAFVAITNHDCRVPPGWLRSLLARHAAGDYAAVGGAVLNGTPRSLVGTAAYWSEFNEFTSGRPAGIAPGVPQCNVCFRRTALVGAAPFPTVRFGAEELTFNYELTRAGGVFFFDPGVPVTHLNRTGLGAFLRHQRVLGTGSAMARRLVPLPGAVAARHPILIPLLVPLRIGRLLGRIARRHPRELPRAVLLLPLLAAGYAAWAIGFRQGASDPLDVRAPA; encoded by the coding sequence ATGAAGGCGACCGCGCGCGTCTCGGTGGTCGTCCCGTGCTATCGCCCGGGTCACCTCATCGACGGGTGCCTCGCGGACCTGCTCGCCCAAGATCTCGTCGATCCCTACGAGATCATCGTCGTCGAGAGCAGCGGCGACGGAACGGCGGAACGCCTGCACGCCGCGTTCCCGACCATACGAGTGATCGCGCCACCGCGCCGGACGCTCCCGGCCGAAGCGCAGAACATCGGCGTCGCTGCCGCGCAGGGCGCGTTCGTGGCGATCACGAACCACGACTGCCGCGTGCCGCCCGGCTGGTTGCGGAGCCTGCTCGCTCGCCACGCCGCCGGCGACTACGCGGCCGTCGGCGGCGCGGTCCTGAACGGAACGCCGCGGAGCCTGGTCGGCACCGCGGCCTACTGGAGCGAGTTCAATGAGTTCACCTCCGGCCGACCTGCGGGCATCGCGCCCGGCGTCCCTCAGTGCAACGTCTGCTTCCGGCGGACGGCCCTCGTCGGAGCGGCGCCGTTCCCGACCGTGCGCTTCGGCGCCGAGGAGCTCACCTTCAACTACGAGCTGACACGCGCCGGGGGCGTCTTCTTCTTCGACCCGGGCGTCCCCGTCACACACCTGAACCGCACCGGCCTCGGCGCCTTTCTCCGCCACCAGCGGGTGCTCGGCACCGGCTCCGCGATGGCGCGCCGCCTCGTGCCGCTCCCGGGCGCGGTCGCGGCGCGCCATCCGATCCTGATCCCCCTCCTCGTACCGCTCCGGATCGGACGGCTGCTCGGCCGGATCGCACGCCGCCATCCGCGTGAGCTGCCACGCGCCGTGCTGCTCCTCCCGTTGCTCGCCGCCGGATACGCCGCGTGGGCGATCGGATTCCGGCAGGGCGCCAGCGACCCGCTCGACGTCCGCGCGCCGGCGTGA
- a CDS encoding glycosyltransferase family 4 protein encodes MRVGIDLTCIKAPMGGYERYASRLLDALVRAPGAHRMVAFTERRYGPRLVPPGAELRTVATLPRFLFKVTLQDQTYWPALLRRAGVEVVHTPVFAGMRRAPKPYVLTLHDLIPLQTPEAISRSAALYWRVVLPRAVARADLVLTGSEFTRSEILEWFRLPADRVVAIPHGVDPRFAPIADEGTLAAVRARHRLPPCFLLFVGIASPRKNLDRLVRAFDALSASERGEAHLLFAGPAGWKNTAFEAALAASPVAGRIRHLGVVPDEDLPALYAAARGVVNLSAREGFGLPALEALACGAPLVCADRTSFPEVVGDAGLLVDPDDEPGVTAALATLITGGTEVEARRVRGLARASHFTWERSAAATLAAYRAVAR; translated from the coding sequence ATGCGGGTCGGCATCGATCTCACGTGCATCAAGGCGCCGATGGGAGGCTACGAGCGTTATGCGAGCCGGCTCCTCGATGCGCTGGTGCGGGCGCCGGGAGCGCATCGTATGGTGGCGTTCACCGAGCGCCGCTACGGGCCACGGTTGGTTCCGCCAGGCGCCGAGCTCCGCACGGTCGCGACGCTGCCGCGCTTTCTCTTCAAGGTGACGCTCCAGGACCAGACGTACTGGCCGGCGCTCCTGCGCCGGGCCGGCGTCGAGGTCGTCCACACGCCCGTGTTCGCCGGTATGCGCCGTGCTCCGAAACCGTACGTCCTGACGCTGCACGACCTGATCCCCCTGCAGACGCCGGAGGCGATCTCGCGCTCGGCGGCGCTCTACTGGCGAGTCGTCCTTCCGCGCGCGGTGGCCCGCGCCGATCTGGTGCTCACCGGCTCGGAGTTCACCCGTAGCGAGATTCTCGAATGGTTCCGCCTGCCGGCTGACCGCGTGGTCGCGATCCCGCACGGCGTCGACCCGCGTTTCGCGCCTATCGCGGACGAAGGGACGCTCGCGGCGGTTCGAGCGCGGCATCGCCTTCCCCCGTGCTTCCTGCTCTTCGTCGGGATCGCGAGCCCGCGCAAGAACCTCGACCGGCTCGTCCGCGCCTTCGACGCGCTCTCGGCGTCGGAGCGCGGAGAAGCCCACCTCCTGTTCGCCGGACCGGCGGGCTGGAAGAACACCGCCTTCGAGGCCGCGCTCGCCGCGAGCCCCGTCGCGGGGCGCATCCGGCACCTCGGCGTCGTGCCGGACGAGGATCTGCCGGCGTTGTATGCGGCGGCGCGCGGGGTAGTGAACCTCTCGGCGCGCGAGGGGTTCGGTTTGCCGGCCCTCGAGGCCCTGGCCTGCGGCGCCCCGCTCGTCTGCGCCGATCGGACGAGCTTTCCCGAGGTCGTCGGTGACGCCGGGCTCCTCGTCGATCCGGACGACGAGCCGGGCGTCACCGCAGCGCTCGCGACACTGATCACCGGGGGGACGGAAGTGGAGGCGCGACGCGTGCGGGGACTCGCCCGGGCGTCGCATTTCACCTGGGAACGGTCCGCGGCCGCGACGCTCGCGGCGTACCGGGCGGTCGCACGCTGA
- a CDS encoding glycosyltransferase — protein MSDAGDLVVHLDAALPERLEVGRGQVLHLSGRCYHPSLAIRALAVTMDGVPHAVPNHSSVRNDVPSDDPGIGDRSPNSLTSGFWAAVPVSSDMVGCAPMLACRADLADGTTQTIPLGRVLVVASGVPAPGADGRALARPRIAICLATCNPEPARFAEQVDSILAQTFTNWCCIVADDGSTPDRIAAVRAVAARDPRFRVVGHEARAGQYETFALALAEVPLDAEFVALADQDDVWCPEKLASALGAFGSDTTLVHAGMDAIPRDTARVASRYWTRRNDDADLAALLFANTVTDAASVFRASLLADVLPFPPRIGEPHPGHWIASVALTKGDLACAARVPCVDRPPGANGFGHPARSPRRVRPTFAEVVGLVEGGRLRQRLMAELWRRRQAYLFEVVRPVVMAKVLLLRLGAATAPEKRRMLERIVELEGTPFGVVREGMTALLRHGSPLGAAWRCVLAARLLDAHYRRHRRRLFEQRRARREITGAGPTTSALAGVDLITRKLAPLALRVERDAPRRINLLAPAIDFTHLFGGYLGKLHLAVRLADAGVRVRLVIVDPCQYDREAWRRGIAAYPGLEAIFDRVEVVYAADRDVALSVHPGDGFVATTWWTAYLAHEAGRALGRPCFVYLIQEYEPLTFPMGSLFALAAASYDFPHVPLFSTELLRDYFRRERLGIFAGSTGDSALVFQNAIARFSLTTEALRRSGPRRLLFYARPEQHAARNMFEIGVLALRAAVAGGVFTDEWVWEGIGAGRAFLPVPLGDGRMLRLRPRVSLAEYQALLPAYDVGLALMLTPHPSLVPLEMAAAGLVTVTNTWANKTAEALRVLSRNLVPVPPTLDGVRTGIVEAVRRSDDLAARVAGAEVAWSRDWRTSFDDAIVRGIAAALGHG, from the coding sequence ATGAGCGATGCCGGCGACCTCGTCGTTCATCTCGATGCCGCGTTGCCGGAGCGGCTGGAGGTCGGCCGCGGTCAGGTGTTGCATCTCTCCGGACGCTGCTACCATCCGTCCCTCGCGATCCGCGCGTTGGCCGTCACGATGGACGGCGTGCCCCACGCGGTGCCCAATCATTCGTCGGTCCGTAACGACGTCCCGTCGGACGACCCAGGAATCGGCGACCGCTCGCCGAACAGTCTGACCAGCGGCTTCTGGGCGGCGGTCCCCGTGTCGTCGGACATGGTCGGATGCGCCCCGATGCTCGCGTGCCGTGCGGACCTCGCCGACGGCACGACGCAGACGATTCCGCTCGGTCGGGTGCTCGTGGTGGCGAGCGGTGTCCCGGCGCCTGGCGCCGACGGCCGGGCATTGGCGCGACCTCGCATCGCCATCTGCCTTGCGACGTGCAACCCCGAGCCTGCCCGCTTCGCGGAGCAGGTCGACTCGATCCTGGCGCAGACGTTCACGAACTGGTGCTGCATCGTGGCCGACGACGGCTCGACGCCGGATCGCATCGCGGCGGTGCGTGCGGTCGCGGCGCGCGACCCGCGCTTCCGCGTCGTCGGTCACGAGGCGAGGGCCGGCCAGTACGAGACCTTCGCGCTGGCCCTCGCCGAGGTGCCGCTGGACGCGGAGTTCGTGGCGCTCGCCGACCAGGACGACGTCTGGTGTCCGGAGAAGCTGGCCAGCGCGCTCGGGGCTTTCGGGTCCGATACGACCCTCGTCCATGCCGGCATGGACGCCATCCCCCGGGACACGGCGCGCGTCGCGTCGAGGTACTGGACCAGGCGCAACGACGACGCCGATCTCGCCGCGCTCCTCTTCGCGAACACGGTGACGGACGCGGCGAGCGTCTTTCGGGCGTCACTGCTCGCCGACGTGTTGCCGTTCCCGCCGCGGATCGGGGAGCCGCACCCCGGTCACTGGATCGCGAGCGTCGCGCTCACCAAGGGAGACCTCGCGTGCGCGGCGCGCGTCCCCTGTGTGGACCGCCCGCCTGGCGCGAACGGCTTCGGGCACCCGGCGCGCTCCCCGCGTCGCGTGCGGCCGACGTTCGCGGAGGTGGTCGGGCTCGTCGAGGGCGGCCGGCTGCGACAACGCCTCATGGCGGAGCTCTGGCGGCGGCGCCAGGCATACCTGTTCGAGGTGGTACGCCCGGTCGTCATGGCCAAGGTGCTCCTGTTGCGCCTCGGCGCGGCGACGGCGCCCGAGAAGCGGCGGATGCTCGAGCGCATCGTCGAGCTCGAGGGCACGCCCTTCGGCGTCGTCCGGGAAGGCATGACCGCGCTGCTGCGGCACGGGTCTCCCCTCGGCGCCGCATGGCGTTGCGTGCTCGCCGCCCGCCTCCTCGACGCGCACTATCGGCGACACCGTCGCCGGCTCTTCGAACAACGCCGCGCGCGGCGCGAGATCACGGGAGCCGGCCCCACGACCAGTGCGCTCGCGGGCGTCGATCTGATCACGCGGAAGCTCGCGCCGTTGGCGCTGCGTGTCGAGCGGGACGCTCCCCGCCGGATCAACCTTCTGGCGCCCGCGATCGACTTTACGCACCTCTTCGGGGGCTACCTCGGCAAGTTGCACCTGGCGGTGCGCCTGGCCGATGCGGGGGTGCGGGTGCGCCTCGTGATCGTCGACCCGTGCCAGTACGACCGGGAAGCATGGCGTCGCGGCATCGCGGCCTACCCCGGCCTCGAGGCCATCTTCGATCGCGTCGAGGTGGTGTACGCCGCCGATCGCGACGTCGCCCTGTCCGTGCATCCCGGCGACGGGTTCGTCGCGACGACGTGGTGGACGGCGTACCTCGCGCACGAGGCGGGGCGCGCGCTCGGACGCCCGTGCTTCGTGTATCTGATCCAGGAATACGAGCCGCTCACCTTTCCCATGGGCTCGCTCTTTGCCCTGGCGGCGGCGTCGTACGACTTCCCGCACGTTCCCCTCTTCTCGACGGAGCTGCTACGGGACTACTTCCGGCGCGAGCGGCTGGGCATCTTCGCCGGGAGCACGGGAGACTCCGCCCTGGTGTTCCAGAACGCGATCGCGCGTTTCTCCCTCACCACCGAGGCCCTGCGGCGTTCCGGTCCGCGCCGCCTCCTCTTCTATGCGCGGCCCGAGCAGCACGCGGCGCGCAACATGTTCGAGATCGGCGTTCTAGCGCTCCGGGCCGCGGTTGCCGGAGGAGTCTTCACGGACGAATGGGTGTGGGAAGGGATCGGTGCGGGACGCGCCTTCTTGCCGGTGCCCTTGGGGGATGGTCGGATGCTCCGGCTCCGCCCGCGCGTGAGCCTGGCCGAGTATCAGGCCCTCCTTCCCGCCTACGACGTCGGTCTGGCGCTCATGTTGACGCCGCACCCGAGCTTGGTCCCGCTCGAGATGGCGGCCGCCGGCCTCGTGACCGTGACCAACACGTGGGCGAACAAGACGGCGGAGGCGCTGCGCGTCCTCTCCCGGAATCTGGTGCCGGTGCCTCCCACGCTCGACGGTGTGAGGACGGGCATCGTGGAGGCGGTACGCCGCAGCGACGACCTCGCCGCGCGTGTCGCGGGGGCGGAGGTGGCGTGGAGCCGCGACTGGCGCACGAGCTTCGACGATGCCATCGTCCGCGGCATCGCCGCCGCGCTCGGGCACGGATGA